TAGGGCCTTTGAGATTAAAGAAATATGATATCCTTCCTGCCAATATTGACATGTCGTTGCCTAAAAAGCATTGGGAACTGATAGATTGTTTCTGTAATGTTCTATCTTTATAATCAGATGTACGTCCACCTACAAAAACCCCAATATTCTTACCTGATATCTCATCATCTGAATATCCCCCATCTTCAAAAGCCTTATATGCTTCTTCAATGAATAATCTTTGTTGTGGGTCCATTCTTTCTGCTTCTAGTGGAGATATGTTAAAAAACAGTGGGTCGAACTTGTCAACTTCTTTTAACATGGCTCCCCATCTTTTTCTGTTATCATTGTTTTGTAATGGATGATATTTAGAATACTTGTCCTCATCCCAATCAAAGCGTGTTATTTCATCAATACAGCAGTCTCCTTCTTGAAGATGCTGCCAAAATTCTTCTATTGTATCTGAATCTGCAAACCTTCCTGATATACCTATTATAGCTATATCTGACTTATTTATTTCACTATTTTTATCAGCTATATTGACTACTTCTTTTTCCTTATCAGTATTCATCTCATCACTGTACTCTGTGTATATATATTCTGCTAATTCTTTAACACCTCTATAATCAAATACAACATCAATTCCTACATCAATGTTAAACTCCTGATTAATATTTTCAATTAAATCTACACTTAAAACAGAATTGATGCCTAAATCTAAGAAACTATTATGTAAGACCAATGATTCATCTATATCATCTTTTATCTCTAAAATAATATTTTTAATTTTACTTTCTATCGTCTTTAATCTAACCGCCAATATCAGTAGCCCCTTTCTTACATTTTTTCACCTACCGCCATGTATAACTGACGGATAATAGAGTGATTCTCATTTTTTAACATATTCCTCCACCCCACAGAAACTTTTGCGAGTTTTTTACTGGACAAAAATCCATCCTGCACCAGTTTTACTGGAATTCCTATTCCTTCAGATTTGAAAAACAAGTCTTCTCCTACTACTTCACTATGAGCATTGATACTCTCAAAATATATATTGGAAAATCCTCCTTTTTTAAGTATATAAGGTAATTCTCGTCCAATCTTTGGATTACCTCCTTCTGCATAACGTGAACTACAATATGCTTCGTATAAATCTCTTAATTCTGGAATGTGAGGATAAGTCATAATATGCATTTCAAAATCGTTATCAACGAATATAGCCTTACCACCAGGTTTCAATACTCTATAGATTTCCTTGACAGCATTTACTGGATCTGGTAGATGTTCTAGTAGTAATCGTATAATTGCAATATCAAATTTATTATCTGGTAATTCTGTATTCATTATTGACTTATTTATAATATCAAAGTTTTCATATCCAGCTTCTGATAAGTATTTTCCTGAATAGTCCACAAATAAAGGTTCCCTTTCAACTAATGTTATTTGTACATTAGGGAAACTTTGTAGTATTTTTTCAGTTACAAACCCAGGTCCTGACCCTATCTCAACTATAGACTTACCATCTTCCAGACCATATTCTATATAATGTTTAAATTCATTATCCCAAAATAATTCTACCTGACCCTTAAGGCGATTTATCTCATTTTCAATACTTGCGGAAATAGTATTAACTTGATATGAGCCTTGTTGTTCCATAGTCATCCACAATCCTTTCTTCTTTTTTAGTATTAACACTTATTAAAAATTGATAAATATGCTCAGCAGCTGTAATCCAATGTGTGTCCAGCATCATATCATGATTGACGTTATCTAAAATAACAGGTTCAACTCCATAAAACTTAGCTGTATCCATTACTGATTTTATGGATACACATTTGTCTTTTGTTGAACCTAGTACCATTAGTTTCATATTTGAATTTTTTAGTGACCTGGGAACGATTCTCCTTAATAATCTTTTTATGACTTTATTTGATTCAGGCTGTAATTCTTTTATATATCTATCTCTTTTATCTTTGTCCAAGTCATCAGAGAAAAATAATTTATCCTGTCCTTCTCTTTCACATTTTGGTGCTTTCAAGTTCTTGAAGATACCTCTTATCAATTCACC
The window above is part of the Vallitalea guaymasensis genome. Proteins encoded here:
- a CDS encoding class I SAM-dependent methyltransferase; the encoded protein is MEQQGSYQVNTISASIENEINRLKGQVELFWDNEFKHYIEYGLEDGKSIVEIGSGPGFVTEKILQSFPNVQITLVEREPLFVDYSGKYLSEAGYENFDIINKSIMNTELPDNKFDIAIIRLLLEHLPDPVNAVKEIYRVLKPGGKAIFVDNDFEMHIMTYPHIPELRDLYEAYCSSRYAEGGNPKIGRELPYILKKGGFSNIYFESINAHSEVVGEDLFFKSEGIGIPVKLVQDGFLSSKKLAKVSVGWRNMLKNENHSIIRQLYMAVGEKM
- a CDS encoding alpha/beta hydrolase translates to MQYEILKETKEVNNDLTPLIFIHGAYHGAWCYRENFLPYFSEKGYPAYALSFRGHGNSEGHEKINSFTLDDYVEDVVMMMNHIEKKPILIGHSMGGAVVQKVLQSYSERVEGAVLMSSAPPNGIAGELIRGIFKNLKAPKCEREGQDKLFFSDDLDKDKRDRYIKELQPESNKVIKRLLRRIVPRSLKNSNMKLMVLGSTKDKCVSIKSVMDTAKFYGVEPVILDNVNHDMMLDTHWITAAEHIYQFLISVNTKKEERIVDDYGTTRLISS